The following are encoded in a window of Torulaspora globosa chromosome 4, complete sequence genomic DNA:
- the PGA2 gene encoding Pga2p (ancestral locus Anc_2.121) codes for MELVDRVRNNFYDTFADMSSTKAVRLVVIVGGYILIRNLVSRELAKRKLQSQIRKDERELSDNKGKELIDNPEADATTSSIEYGWGNRTRQKIKKQEDMLAKMVEHAQIEKDRTEDDLSDIQDLLEE; via the coding sequence ATGGAGCTAGTTGATAGAGTACGCAACAATTTTTACGACACTTTCGCCGACATGAGCTCAACGAAGGCCGTGAGGCTGGTCGTCATAGTCGGTGGCTACATCTTGATCAGAAACCTAGTCTCCAGAGAACTGgccaagaggaagctgcAATCGCAGATCCGTAAGGATGAGAGAGAACTGAGCGACAACAAGGGCAAAGAATTGATCGACAACCCAGAAGCCGATGCCACAACGTCTAGTATCGAATACGGCTGGGGAAACAGGACCAgacagaagatcaagaagcaagaagacATGCTGGCAAAGATGGTGGAGCATGCCCAGATCGAAAAGGACCGGACTGAAGATGATCTTAGCGATATCCAAGACCTTCTGGAAGAATAG
- a CDS encoding uncharacterized protein (ancestral locus Anc_2.116): protein MSSGKRSLKEILDSEYVEDSDGGDELQLDEEMAEMEEDVNNPELCNECRDMATGVICNDCEENFCVVCFEMLHRGGKRRSHEYVKVDDEAADGSTPNNSRSGVPPAESEEEQRREFDRKNGTPTGQLDAGTSDLSSGTRGTDSIDDKLLAILRKNALFIPMRLTYEERHLLRLLEAALQVSEYTDRVDVLSYKSKAKRIVEQLKEICSVLSGLVIASNMKVGKKLLEMKNFSDNAKWFQDVFEIGRRYKIMNPERMRDTYGKLCYMVMDSRLPQIEDHMEFHLFKPIKTVHSFLASKGDDSEKANRIFDDKLILVATSSISPTGKTRVQINRLIKQKENAIETLASRYSGKHCSKDDIRQVLYSIGDYNAYLSMNRRPIMRMLERLELFRQPEIAKKYSIGIQFGRNGARLTHDHDRQWHYVQQSLTLWSIIQREMVHLWYLADSDLFDGSQYRLASTGHGLNRIKASPAIYKEMHNIISECRSKTKTWVGSSVVHLGDDAVPNALFFLDKYTQVPSILIPFDHTLMKISQLVENDDLLLDYIKKEYGSVEDLKLTILQDAFAHMFDGSGADNFYMSGSCIDGRLTSAWNHCNQIAKKKYYNIFLLTSFQGFNGSEGFSS, encoded by the coding sequence ATGAGCTCCGGCAAGAGATCGCTGAAGGAGATTCTCGATTCTGAGTATGTCGAGGACAGCGATGGCGGTGATGAACTGCagctggatgaagaaatggCGGAGATGGAGGAGGACGTGAACAACCCTGAGTTGTGTAATGAATGTAGGGATATGGCCACTGGGGTGATTTGCAACGACTGTGAAGAAAACTTTTGTGTTGTTTGCTTCGAAATGCTCCACAGGGGAggcaagagaagaagccatGAGTACGTTAAGGTGGATGACGAGGCTGCCGATGGCAGCACTCCCAACAATAGCCGATCTGGGGTTCCTCCAGCTGAGagtgaggaagagcagAGAAGGGAGTTTGATAGAAAGAATGGCACTCCAACAGGACAGCTTGATGCCGGGACCTCCGATCTTTCTTCGGGGACCCGAGGCACCGACTCAATTGACGACAAGCTGTTGGCTATCTTGAGGAAAAACGCTTTATTTATACCCATGAGGCTTACTTACGAGGAGAGACATCTTCTGCGATTGCTTGAGGCGGCTCTACAGGTCTCAGAGTATACTGATCGTGTGGATGTGCTATCGTACAAATCGAAGGCTAAAAGAATCGTGGAACAGTTAAAGGAAATTTGCTCTGTTCTATCGGGTCTGGTGATTGCCTCAAACATGAAGGTCGGCAAGAAACTGttagagatgaagaattttaGTGACAACGCTAAATGGTTCCAAGACGTCTTCGAGATCGGCAGGCGTTACAAGATCATGAATCCGGAAAGGATGAGAGACACATATGGGAAACTGTGCTACATGGTCATGGATTCCAGACTGCCTCAAATCGAGGATCATATGGAGTTTCACCTTTTCAAGCCGATAAAAACCGTTCATTCGTTTCTAGCTTCCAAAGGAGACGATTCAGAGAAGGCAAATAGAATCTTCGATGACAAACTTATTCTCGTTGCGACGTCAAGCATTTCCCCCACCGGTAAGACAAGGGTCCAAATTAATAGGCTCATCaagcagaaggagaatGCCATCGAAACCTTGGCGTCTAGATATAGCGGCAAGCATTGTTCCAAAGATGATATTCGCCAAGTCTTATATTCGATTGGAGATTACAACGCCTACCTCAGTATGAACAGACGCCCGATCATGAGGATGCTCGAGCGGCTGGAGCTATTCCGCCAGCCTGAAATCGCGAAGAAATACTCCATCGGAATCCAATTTGGCAGAAATGGTGCTCGTTTGACACACGACCACGACAGACAATGGCATTATGTTCAGCAATCCCTCACACTATGGTCAATCATACAGCGAGAAATGGTCCATCTATGGTATCTTGCTGATTCTGATCTGTTTGATGGATCTCAATACAGATTGGCATCCACCGGGCACGGTTTGAATCGTATAAAAGCGTCTCCTGCCATCTATAAAGAAATGCATAACATAATTTCGGAGTGCCGTTCCAAGACTAAGACGTGGGTCGGGTCTTCGGTAGTTCATTTAGGTGACGACGCTGTTCCCAatgctcttttcttcctcgacAAGTACACTCAAGTTCCATCAATCCTCATTCCTTTCGACCACactctgatgaagataagcCAGCTTGTCGAGAACGATGACTTACTACTGGATTACATCAAAAAAGAATACGGTTCTGTCGAGGATCTGAAACTGACGATTTTACAGGATGCGTTTGCCCATATGTTCGACGGATCCGGTGCCGACAACTTTTACATGAGCGGTTCGTGCATTGACGGCAGATTGACGTCTGCATGGAACCACTGTAACCAAatcgccaagaagaagtatTACAACATTTTCTTGCTCACTTCGTTCCAGGgcttcaatggctctgAGGGATTCTCCTCTTGA
- a CDS encoding uncharacterized protein (ancestral locus Anc_2.115): MKAQAVTPKRALRQTVQACVLLLAIYLILRHFLVCEYPFRWFKRNFRALAKLAQQEALTAQDGPSQIISDPVFDVEDANPIDTTRLVCFLLVCCACVVPFLY, from the coding sequence ATGAAAGCTCAAGCTGTGACACCCAAGAGGGCACTACGGCAGACGGTACAAGCGTGTGTGCTTCTACTAGCCATCTATCTAATTTTAAGGCATTTCCTAGTCTGTGAGTACCCGTTCAGATGGTTCAAGAGGAATTTTAGGGCTCTAGCGAAGCTTGCCCAACAAGAAGCTCTTACAGCACAAGATGGTCCAAGCCAAATCATTTCAGATCCCGTATTTGACGTGGAAGATGCAAATCCGATTGATACCACCAGACTAGTCTGCTTCCTGCTAGTTTGTTGTGCCTGTGTCGTGCCCTTTCTCTACTAG
- the RPC31 gene encoding DNA-directed RNA polymerase III subunit C31 (ancestral locus Anc_2.122) — protein sequence MSFRGGRGGGGGGNSFLKSLPFGLDYSDVSTYDTTDIPSIPLPVNNPISSKDRSLAVRYIKLGQVIRDGPFYTGAITLATDDTSGETDGRKGKKTLIEEEGRKDGIERYSDRFLKKRKIGASIDDHPFHLEVFPKELFSVMGINKKKLLSISKFDNTDNIFTGGAQDENAAMNMLEKLKALAEDEDDEAAKDEEGGKEEEAIDEDFEEDEDDDDDYNAEKYFNDGDDDDYGGEEDYGDEPAF from the coding sequence ATGAGTTTCCGTGGTGGTCGAGGAGGTGGCGGTGGTGGAAATagctttttgaaaagtCTACCGTTTGGTCTTGATTACAGTGATGTTTCCACGTATGATACCACAGATATACCGAGTATTCCGCTGCCCGTTAACAATCCCATAAGTTCGAAAGATAGATCATTGGCTGTGAGATATATCAAGCTTGGGCAAGTCATAAGAGATGGACCTTTCTACACTGGGGCTATTACTCTGGCGACCGATGACACCAGCGGTGAAACCGACGGCAGGAAGGGcaagaagactttgattgaagaagagggtCGAAAAGATGGAATTGAGCGCTATTCCGATagattcttgaagaaacgaAAGATAGGCGCATCGATCGATGACCACCCTTTCCATTTAGAGGTTTTCCCCAAGGAACTGTTCAGTGTCATGGGCATAAAtaagaagaaactgctcaGTATATCGAAGTTTGACAACACAGATAATATCTTCACTGGCGGAGCGCAAGATGAAAACGCAGCCATGAACATGCtggagaaattgaaagcgcttgctgaagatgaggatgacgaagctGCGAaggacgaagaaggtgggaaggaggaggaggcCATCGAcgaagactttgaagaagacgaagacgacgacgatgattATAATGCTGAGAAATACTTCAACGATGGAGACGATGACGATTACGGCGGAGAGGAGGACTACGGTGACGAGCCCGCTTTCTGA
- a CDS encoding uncharacterized protein (ancestral locus Anc_2.113), which yields MSLPTSYFKVSDNGHLSEIDRMKSRGSSSSVSIGEELTSSSNNSETIADNQRQHHQQMRKGALKMERRLEENSKKSSTEVPRYLDDGNEIFHFIDPLPASPPTYSSCTPNKRIRFPLYDTVEGCSPRAVPPKYKPAVEALTVISMKSEWQSPYEPSPCKQWRNFIMQVNSTQLNFYHIDESLTAGIKHYSGGDSKLGSSHSHHSHFLSLKSRSTYQFNKADQERITFNIDKNREKYLSDDKIVKTYSLQCAKLGIPTDYTKKTFVLRMRCESEQFLLNFSHVDDMIMFTMYLQMGICVSLDLDLREYPSYRVVPRRRRRPRPKKRDGLFSSDSHGKSNSYSFRTSSGTSLSALEFSRTSNEEPSPTKARNTRSLSSGLLQIYNKSPSSSQRAETRTKSAPSSRKNSVAEDSSGSPGLKSRLRGLFKTRRSASNRKVTGEMFHSPARGLNSVLEDEEEDIAVARTKSLPHKNLPKYSPLLQNLRDRSINRQLPPGMNLMESHASAFTNTLGDPALPFTPEEEAFSPGAASIDSIPVQRYNTHTQRDLDEFQKIVREHREAEVLGSNSTEHLGCLSVPHEDEEDEDEDEDGDDYDENAGRDPAPTPGPEPASSVYADEGIFHDSDDDYVYTAERRNGYRNRASSTTSALSNTPYGSDEVKWNPPIKEMSRRRYIRDSLRCIKPLSENHRWIGKVVLRPTRAPPFETNNVPIIVGGPNFDSGRCTPTNDYFYGGVENKQIKNHYLKAFIAGPSGFLKAGTKMFSCGHHIRTDELVI from the coding sequence ATGTCTCTGCCAACATCGTATTTCAAGGTGAGCGACAATGGCCATCTAAGTGAAATTGATAGAATGAAATCGAGAGGCTCGAGCTCCTCAGTATCAATCGGTGAAGAATTGACAAGCTCAAGCAATAATAGCGAAACTATTGCTGATAATCAGCGCCAGCATCACCAACAGATGCGAAAGGGTGCGTTAAAAATGGAGAGAAGGCTGGAAGAGAAttcaaagaagagctcaacGGAAGTACCGAGATATCTAGATGACGGTAATGAGATTTTTCATTTTATAGATCCGTTGCCTGCTTCGCCGCCGACTTACTCTAGCTGCACTCCGAACAAAAGAATTAGATTCCCTCTTTACGATACCGTCGAAGGTTGCTCTCCAAGAGCTGTACCGCCGAAATACAAACCAGCTGTGGAGGCTCTTACAGTTATCTCCATGAAATCGGAATGGCAGTCACCTTATGAGCCTTCGCCATGCAAACAGTGGAGGAATTTCATCATGCAGGTCAATTCCACGCAACTCAACTTTTACCACATCGACGAGTCTTTAACGGCTGGTATCAAGCACTATTCTGGTGGTGACTCGAAGCTTGGGAGTAGTCATAGCCATCATTCTcactttctttctctgaAATCACGAAGCACATACCAATTCAACAAAGCGGATCAAGAGAGAATAACTTTTAACATCGACAAGAACAGGGAGAAGTACCTTTCAGACGATAAGATTGTCAAAACATACTCGCTACAATGTGCAAAGCTGGGAATCCCAACCGATTATACGAAGAAAACATTTGTTTTGCGTATGCGCTGCGAGTCGGAGCAATTTCTTTTAAACTTCTCGCATGTCGATGATATGATCATGTTTACCATGTATCTGCAAATGGGTATCTGTGTTTCCTTAGATTTGGATCTGAGAGAATATCCAAGTTATCGAGTGGTGCCTCGCAGAAGGAGACGTCCGCGGCCAAAAAAGAGGGACGGTTTATTCTCCTCCGACAGCCATGGCAAATCTAATAGCTATTCATTTCGTACAAGCAGCGGTACCTCGCTATCAGCACTAGAATTCTCCAGGACTTCAAATGAGGAACCCTCACCAACGAAAGCGAGGAACACCAGAAGTTTAAGCTCAGGGCTTTTGCAAATATACAACAAGTCACCGTCTTCTAGTCAACGTGCAGAGACCCGAACAAAGTCGGCGCCCTCCAGTAGGAAAAACTCCGTGGCGGAGGATTCAAGCGGTTCGCCAGGTCTGAAATCGAGATTAAGGGGATTGTTTAAGACAAGACGTAGCGCTTCAAATAGGAAAGTCACCGGGGAGATGTTTCATTCACCAGCAAGAGGTCTGAATAGCGTcctggaagatgaagaagaagatatcgCTGTTGCGAGAACCAAGTCTCTGCCACACAAAAATTTACCAAAATATTCGCCGTTGCTACAGAACCTTCGTGATCGCTCAATAAACAGGCAGCTCCCTCCTGGCATGAATCTTATGGAGAGCCATGCTTCCGCTTTTACAAATACCTTAGGCGATCCTGCACTCCCATTCACCCCAGAGGAGGAGGCTTTCTCTCCTGGGGCAGCATCTATAGATTCAATCCCAGTTCAAAGATACAATACGCACACTCAACGTGATTTGGACGAGTTCCAGAAAATCGTCCGCGAACATCGAGAAGCGGAAGTTCTCGGCAGCAATTCCACCGAGCATCTGGGCTGCCTAAGCGTTCCtcatgaagatgaagaggatgaagacgaggatgaagatggagatgaTTATGACGAGAACGCAGGCCGCGATCCCGCTCCCACACCCGGCCCGGAGCCAGCAAGCTCTGTCTACGCTGACGAGGGAATTTTCCACGACAGTGACGACGATTACGTGTACACAGCAGAGAGGAGAAACGGCTACCGGAACCGTGCCTCGTCAACAACCAGTGCTCTGTCCAACACGCCGTATGGAAGCGATGAGGTTAAATGGAACCCACCGATCAAAGAAATGTCCCGCAGACGCTATATCAGAGACTCCCTTCGATGCATAAAACCGCTGTCCGAAAATCACAGATGGATTGGGAAAGTCGTTTTGCGGCCAACGAGGGCACCGCCTTTCGAGACGAACAACGTACCAATCATCGTAGGCGGTCCCAACTTTGATTCAGGCCGGTGCACTCCTACAAACGACTACTTTTATGGAGGAGTCGAGAACAAGCAAATCAAGAATCACTACCTAAAGGCATTCATCGCCGGGCCTTCGGGATTCCTCAAAGCCGGAACCAAGATGTTCAGCTGTGGCCACCACATTCGGACAGACGAGCTTGTAATATGA
- the LSM7 gene encoding Sm-like protein LSM7 (ancestral locus Anc_2.119), with translation MPQETQQPQQQRRKFEGPKREAILDLAKYKDTKVRVKLMGGRLVTGVLKGYDQLMNLVLDETLEYMRDPEDSSVILKDKTRSLGLIVIRGTVLLSLSPCDGSEVIYVQESN, from the coding sequence ATGCCCCAGGAAACACAGCAAccacagcagcaaagaCGCAAGTTCGAGGGCCCCAAGAGGGAGGCAATCCTTGACTTGGCCAAGTACAAAGATACCAAGGTCCGCGTGAAGCTTATGGGCGGGAGGCTGGTAACAGGCGTGCTGAAAGGTTACGATCAACTGATGAACCTGGTGCTGGACGAGACTCTGGAGTATATGCGCGACCCCGAAGATTCGTCTGTTATTCTGAAAGATAAGACGAGAAGTCTGGGACTGATTGTCATCAGAGGCACTGTCCTGCTGTCGCTCAGCCCATGCGACGGATCCGAGGTTATCTACGTCCAGGAAAGTAACTGA
- a CDS encoding uncharacterized protein (ancestral locus Anc_2.123), whose product MAGPYGTLVILIRDFRANAELNPGLYFGLVVGNTCIRFNQIRDVLEFPIEGNESDFPIDLFLIQRRPRSKSSVTGRRRDLVDRCIVYYRKLPAMKSDGLCFEWKSVELKLAKASMTFLVDIELYPAAPELPPRDNGMGSGCISEQVNIDSKRKVNEVERSATSSFLKEVTDATTSNKVSRASKKTGSRKRDKIKALIPGTSKGRASNPASLKNTDANVIYYDLSTQNAGSCCSDYRHGESQPISFRMVLGDARLYELTDKKAETAEDEALPLELSPMEFFSDIGNRIKHDQGMNFSHVFSSHNRLVTSYLGRGKWGEPLLSDSLLNWYLQPSVKPLTGPPLPPKCPRGMLWEEYYLLNRGLYSKTVLR is encoded by the coding sequence ATGGCTGGGCCGTACGGTACCCTAGTTATATTGATCCGCGATTTTCGAGCTAATGCTGAGCTGAATCCTGGACTTTACTTTGGCTTGGTGGTTGGCAACACCTGCATACGCTTCAATCAGATACGAGATGTTCTAGAGTTTCCTATCGAGGGGAATGAATCAGACTTTCCGATTGACTTATTTCTGATTCAAAGACGACCGCGATCGAAGAGTTCTGTCACCGGTCGCAGAAGAGATCTAGTAGATCGCTGTATAGTGTACTACAGGAAGCTCCCGGCGATGAAATCCGACGGATTGTGTTTTGAGTGGAAATCCGTTGAGCTGAAGTTGGCGAAGGCTTCGATGACCTTTTTGGTTGATATTGAATTATATCCAGCAGCCCCAGAGCTGCCGCCTAGGGACAACGGGATGGGAAGCGGATGTATATCCGAACAAGTGAACATTGACTCCAAACGAAAAGTAAATGAAGTCGAAAGATCGGCCACCTCAtcatttttgaaggaagTGACTGACGCAACAACTAGTAATAAGGTCAGCAGGGCGAGCAAGAAGACAGGCTCCAGAAAGCGGGATAAGATTAAGGCCCTCATACCGGGTACTTCGAAAGGCCGCGCGAGCAATCCGGCCAGTTTGAAGAATACAGATGCAAATGTCATTTACTATGATCTTTCCACTCAAAACGCTGGGAGCTGTTGTAGCGACTATAGGCACGGTGAATCTCAACCGATAAGCTTTCGGATGGTCCTGGGTGATGCCAGACTTTATGAGTTGACTGATAAAAAGGCTGAGACTGCTGAGGACGAAGCACTGCCGCTTGAACTTTCGCCTATGGAGTTCTTCAGTGACATTGGCAATCGAATCAAGCATGACCAAGGAATGAACTTCTCACATGTATTTTCGTCGCATAACAGGCTAGTCACCAGTTACTTGGGACGAGGCAAGTGGGGCGAGCCACTGCTGTCCGACAGCCTGCTGAATTGGTATCTGCAGCCGAGCGTTAAGCCACTAACGGGTCCCCCACTACCTCCCAAATGCCCGCGAGGCATGCTGTGGGAAGAGTACTATCTATTAAATCGCGGACTATATAGTAAAACTGTATTAAGATGA
- the FUR1 gene encoding uracil phosphoribosyltransferase (ancestral locus Anc_2.118), translating to MSTEPFRNVRLLPQTNQLLGLYTIIRDKNTTRPNFIFYADRIIRLLVEEGLNYLPVEPTVVETDTNENFEGCSFLGKICGVSIVRAGESMEQGLRDCCRSVRIGKILIQRDEETAQPKLFFEKLPSDIANRYVFLLDPMLATGGSAIMATDVLIKRGVKPERIFFLNLICSKEGVDRYHAAFPDVTIVTGAIDQGLDENRYLRPGLGDFGDRYYCL from the coding sequence ATGTCCACAGAACCATTCAGAAACGTCCGTTTGCTTCCACAAACGAACCAATTGCTCGGGCTTTACACTATCATCAGAGATAAGAACACCACGAGACccaatttcatcttttATGCGGACCGAATCATCAGACTTCTGGTGGAAGAAGGCTTGAATTATTTGCCCGTTGAGCCAACAGTTGTGGAAACGGACACCAATGAGAATTTTGAAGGTTGTAGCTTCTTGGGGAAGATCTGCGGAGTGTCGATTGTGAGAGCCGGTGAGTCGATGGAGCAAGGGTTGCGGGACTGCTGCAGATCGGTCAGAATTGGCAAAATTTTGATTCAGAGAGATGAAGAGACGGCTCAGCCAAAGCTGTTTTTCGAGAAGTTGCCCAGCGACATAGCTAACAGGTACGTGTTTCTGTTGGATCCGATGCTGGCTACCGGCGGCAGCGCGATCATGGCGACGGACGTTCTGATCAAGAGGGGAGTAAAGCCGGAGagaatcttctttctgaacTTGATCTGCAGTAAGGAAGGCGTGGACAGATACCACGCGGCATTCCCAGACGTTACGATCGTCACTGGTGCCATCGACCAAGGCCTAGATGAGAACAGGTACCTAAGGCCCGGTCTCGGTGACTTCGGTGACAGATACTACTGTTTGTAG
- the ARP1 gene encoding actin-related protein 1 (ancestral locus Anc_2.117): MTDAIQLYNQPVVFDNGSAVIKAGFCGEERPKCLEYSMVGDATHTKATSGGLAHDTYVGNKAQNLRGLLRLRYAVERGVVSSWDDMELIWSHVLYDSLQLENRNEHPLLMTEAPLNPHSNREKIYEVLFEKFNFPAICVSLPAVLSLYASGSTTGCVLDCGDGYCSSVSIYKGYTLSSTIRRTNLGGRDITEQLQYHIRSESGPWLFSSSEREMVRIMKEKGCYISPDPRKEAEDYQFGSDQLSKKFKLPDGKVLALKESQFRAPEILFRPDITGIEEDGLPEMVLHSISNVDLELRPELLSKIVLSGGSTMFPGFGQRMLKELQGLTHKKANIRLIAPPERKYSAWIGGSVLASLTTFNRMLTTQSDWQDNGSKILFDYQ, encoded by the coding sequence ATGACGGATGCCATACAGTTATATAATCAGCCAGTGGTATTCGACAATGGTTCTGCGGTGATCAAAGCCGGCTTTTGCGGCGAAGAACGACCCAAATGCTTGGAATATTCGATGGTTGGCGATGCTACTCACACTAAAGCTACATCAGGAGGTTTGGCTCATGATACATATGTTGGAAATAAGGCACAGAACTTGAGAGGTCTTTTAAGGCTGCGATATGCAGTGGAACGTGGAGTAGTCTCCAGCTGGGACGATATGGAACTCATATGGTCGCATGTCTTGTATGATTCCCTGCAACTTGAGAATAGAAACGAACATCCTTTGCTAATGACTGAAGCACCGCTGAATCCGCATTCCAATAGGGAGAAGATCTATGAAgttctcttcgagaagttCAATTTTCCAGCAATTTGCGTTTCCTTGCCAGCGGTATTGTCTCTTTATGCCAGCGGCAGTACCACTGGATGCGTTCTTGACTGCGGCGATGGATACTGTAGCTCAGTTTCTATCTACAAAGGGTATACTCTCTCGTCGACTATTCGAAGAACCAACCTGGGCGGCAGAGACATCACAGAGCAGTTGCAATATCACATACGAAGTGAGTCGGGACCTTGGCTATTCTCCAGCAGTGAACGTGAGATGGTTCGCATAatgaaagagaaaggctGCTACATCTCGCCCGACCCTCGCAAGGAAGCAGAAGACTACCAATTTGGTAGTGATCAGTTGAGCAAAAAGTTCAAATTACCCGATGGCAAAGTACTGGCACTCAAGGAGAGCCAATTTAGGGCGCCAGAAATCCTTTTCCGACCAGACATCACAGgtatcgaagaagatggactACCTGAGATGGTCTTGCACAGCATCTCGAATGTAGATCTTGAGCTGCGGCCCGAGCTCCTGTCCAAAATCGTCCTCAGCGGGGGATCTACAATGTTTCCTGGATTCGGTCAGCGGAtgctgaaggagctgcaaGGTTTGACTCACAAGAAGGCGAACATTAGACTGATAGCGCCTCCCGAAAGAAAATACTCCGCATGGATAGGCGGGTCTGTTTTGGCGAGCTTAACTACGTTCAACAGGATGCTGACGACTCAGTCCGACTGGCAGGATAATGGCTCAAAGATTCTTTTTGATTACCAATGA
- the MFA2 gene encoding mating pheromone a (ancestral locus Anc_2.114), translated as MQPTTTQATKKDTSEEKKDNYMFGGSCSPICVIA; from the coding sequence ATGCAACCCACTACTACCCAAGCTACCAAGAAAGACacttctgaagaaaaaaaggACAATTACATGTTTGGAGGAAGTTGCAGTCCAATTTGCGTGATTGCGTAA
- the ALF1 gene encoding Alf1p (ancestral locus Anc_2.120), with product MSSSTMKVLVESELCSIAKDFPAEIRLDTLCDRIYPLTGIEPSHMKLIAKDQQGNVLSTVDPSAQDNEYQVLNDTRISRIFVDDTSANPISDRLQPGDEDVGFKLSEEDYAQRENTLLAWKVRNQMGRFDPAYKEQLDRSRRLQQERLETLEIDQRCAVRSEGRPERRGWLRFVGVVPEISPTDIWCGVQFDEPVGKNDGSIKGTVYFGPVSAKYGGFVKPTSVETGPHYSPLELDGASSEDEV from the coding sequence ATGAGCAGCTCGACGATGAAGGTGCTGGTAGAGTCTGAGCTTTGCTCGATTGCAAAGGATTTTCCCGCTGAGATCCGACTGGATACGCTATGTGATCGTATCTACCCGTTGACAGGAATTGAGCCGAGCCACATGAAGCTTATAGCCAAAGACCAGCAGGGAAACGTTTTGAGTACTGTCGATCCGTCAGCCCAGGACAATGAATACCAGGTGTTGAACGATACCCGAATAAGCCGTATTTTTGTCGATGATACTAGTGCAAATCCCATCTCAGACCGCTTGCAGCCGGGCGATGAGGATGTCGGCTTCAAGCTGTCGGAGGAGGACTATGCCCAGCGAGAGAACACGTTATTGGCCTGGAAAGTGCGCAATCAGATGGGCCGATTTGATCCGGCCTACAAGGAGCAGCTGGACAGGTCCCGGAGGCTTCAGCAGGAGAGACTGGAGACCTTAGAGATCGATCAGCGCTGTGCAGTAAGGAGCGAGGGCCGACCCGAGCGAAGAGGATGGCTGAGGTTCGTTGGGGTGGTGCCGGAAATCTCGCCGACCGATATCTGGTGCGGGGTGCAGTTTGACGAGCCGGTCGGGAAGAACGATGGCTCCATCAAAGGCACGGTCTACTTTGGGCCCGTCAGCGCGAAATATGGCGGCTTTGTGAAGCCTACAAGCGTCGAGACCGGCCCTCACTACAGTCCTCTAGAGTTAGACGGTGCTTCGAGCGAGGATGAAGTCTAG